The Odocoileus virginianus isolate 20LAN1187 ecotype Illinois chromosome 3, Ovbor_1.2, whole genome shotgun sequence genome includes a window with the following:
- the LOC110121561 gene encoding olfactory receptor 7A17-like — MEPRNDTRISEFFLLGFSDAPALQSLIFGLFLSMYLISVLGNLLIILAVSSDSHLHTPMYFFLSNLSFVDICFTSTTIPKMLWNIQSKNKVITYEGCITQMYFFVLFAVLDDLLLTVMAYDRFVAICHPLHYTVIMNPRLCGLLVLVSWILSVLNSLLQSLIVLDLTFCEDLEIPQFFCELNQVIQLACSDTFLNNMMIYFTSLLLAIGPLAGILYSYSKIISSICRIASAQEMYKAFSTCASHLLVVSLFYCTSLGVYLSSAVTHSSHSSAAASVMYTVVTPMLNPFIYSLRNKDITRALKAFMGQQL, encoded by the coding sequence ATGGAACCACGGAATGATACAcgaatttcagaattttttcttctgGGATTCTCAGATGCACCAGCACTGCAGTCTCTCATATTTGGTCTTTTCCTCTCCATGTACTTGATCTCTGTATTGGggaacctgctcatcatcctggctgTCAGCTcagactcccacctccacacccccatgtacttcttcctctccaacctgtcTTTTGTAGACATCTgcttcacctccaccaccatcccaAAGATGCTGTGGAACATCCAGAGCAAGAACAAAGTTATAACTTACGAAGGCTGCATCACACAGATGTATTTTTTTGTACTCTTTGCAGTGTTGGATGACTTACTCCTgactgtgatggcctatgaccggttTGTGGCCATCTGTCACCCCCTGCACTACACGGTCATCATGAATCCACGGCTCTGTGGTCTGCTGGTTCTGGTGTCCTGGATCCTGAGTGTCCTGAACTCTTTGCTACAAAGTTTAATAGTTTTGGATCTGACCTTCTGTGAAGACTTAGAAATACcccaatttttctgtgaactcaaTCAGGTCATCCAACTTGCATGTTCTGACACCTTTCTTAACAACATGATGATATATTTTACATCACTGCTTCTGGCCATTGGTCCCCTGGCTGGAATCCTTTACTCTTACTCGAAGATAATTTCCTCCATATGTAGAATAGCATCAGCTCAGGAGATGTATAAAGCATTTTCTACCTGCGCATCTCACCTCTTGGTCGTTTCCCTGTTTTATTGTACAAGCCTAGGAGTGTACCTTAGCTCTGCTGTTACCCACAGCTCACACTCAAGTGCAGCAGCCTCCgtgatgtacactgtggtcacACCCATGCTGAACCCATTCATCTACAGTCTGCGGAACAAAGACATAACTAGAGCTCTGAAAGCATTTATGGGACAGCAGCTCTAA